Genomic DNA from Nitratidesulfovibrio vulgaris str. Hildenborough:
GCAAGGGCGAGGAAGGTCTTGCCGTATCCGGCTTCGGACTGGATGGAGACGATGTCGATGCCGGGATGCAGCATCAGTTCGAAGGCGAGGTTCTGGTGTACGCTGCGGGGAGCCACCTTCCAGACCTCGTGCTGCCATGTGACGGCGCGTGGGCCGTCCGGCCCGTGGAAGACGGGTTGCCCGTTCTCCCACCGGAAGCAGTTGGGCACGGGGTCTTCACCATCCATGACGAAGCCGGTGTAGCGTTGCGATTCGGACTGGAAAGGCACGGAGTCGCGGTAGCCCTCCACCGGGATGCCCCGCACGCGCGCCTTGAGCTGGAGAATGCGGTCGTTGGTGATGAGGATGGGGCTTTCGAGGGCGGAAGAGGCGATTTCGCCGAGGATGCGGTCGTCACCGATGGTGCCGGGGGAGGGGGCGACATCGTCCGCCAGCGGCGGGAGAAACGTCACCGCCTCGTCACCCACCAGTGCGTTGATGGCCTGCCCTACCACATGACCGATGCGCGGGTCGCGCTGGAGGCCGTCCAGCTCGGCAAGTACGGTCCACGGCACATGGATGCGATTCTCCTCGCCGTTGCGCAATGCGGCGATGCACCGTGGATTCTCGATAAGGACGTTGGTGTCGAGGACGAAGTTCTTCGAGGCCATAACGCTCCTTTTGCGTCATGATGCGCTGCCCGTGTCGCTGTTTGAAGGCGGTACGGTGACAGGAACGTGCAACGGGACGCGACGCTACGGGGTGTCTGGCGGTACCGGACGGCTGGTGGCTTCGGGCTATCGCCGTGCGGGCTCTTGGTCGTGCGGGGAGGCAGGGGCGGTGTCGTCGCGGCTGCGCCGGAGGTGACGCGGAGCATGCCGCGCTAGAACGTCATGGCCGTGGCACCGTTCAGTTCATGCAGTCCCGTGGCGGCAAGGTGGAAGAGGTCGCCAAGCGTCATGTGGCCGCAGTCGCCATGAACCAGAAGGCGTTGCAGCACGAGGGCGGTGAGCCATGCGTCGCCTGTGGCGTCGTGTGCGTCAGCCACATCGATGTCGAACACGCGTGCCACGGCGTAGAGGTCGGCGTCCTTCGTGGCGAGGGCTGCGGCGCGGGCGGGCAGCCTGTGGCGCAGGGCAAGGTGCAGGCCTCGCACGTCGAGGGTGCGGCGGGGCCACGGGCGCACCCCGTGGCGTTGCGCCGCGGCATCGAGGAATGCGGCATCGAGGCCCACATGCCACCCCGCGGGCACGCTGTCTCCACAGAAGGTGCGAAAGGCGGCAAGGGATTCCGCCGGGTCGTCGTGGGTGGCTGTCTCGTCGGGCAGGAGACCGTGCACGGCGATGGCATCCTCTTCCGGGGGCAGATGCGGGCGCATCTTCGCCTCGAAGCAGCGTCCGGCGAGGATGCGCTCACCGCGCATGGTCACGCCAGCCACGGCGATGATGGCGTCGCGGCGCGGCACAAGCCCCGTCATCTCAAGGTCGAGTACCACGAACGTTGCGGCGTGGACGGGTTGCCGCAGCCGTTCAGCCTCTCCCGACCACGGGGTGTGCAGCAGCGGCAGCCGCGTCAGTCCGTCCAGCAGGCGTGAAGCGACGCGTCTCGCCTTGTGCATGGTGCCTTCAGGGCGCGTCATGGTCTTGCCCTGCCCTTGTCCGCGGAGGCCGCGGCGACACAGTGTCCCGACCGTTGACGTGGTGGATGAATCTGGCGACGGCGGCTTCGGCCCTGCGCAGGGCGAGGGCTTCGAGGGGTGACCGCGGGGCGGACGGCATGTCGGTGGGGACTTCCGGGGCGGGGCCGCCACGGGCCGCATCGTGGGCGGTGATGAGCAGAAGCACGTCGAGGGCGCATCGTGCTTCAGGGTAGACCGAAGCCGTGTCTGGCTTCGCCTGTCCTTCTGCAAGGCGGAGGCGCGACCGCGTGCCGACAGCGTCGACGCCAAGGCGCACAGCGAGAAGGCGTACCGCATCCACGAGGGCCTGAAGCATGGCGTGCGGGTCGGGATGGCTGAGGGCCTGTCCGCGGGTCATCGCATCTGCCGTGGGTGTGTGCCGGATTGCGGGATGGGCGGCGTGACAGACAGCATGACGGGCGGCATCGCGCACTGTCGAGGTGAGCGATTCCGCACCGTGAAGGGTACGTGCGTCGCACAGGTCTGCGGTTGGGATGCGGGGGGCCAGCAGTGGCGGGCTGCCCATGCCGGAAGCCGAAAGGCCGGGGGGAGGGGAGGATGCGGTCGCAGACTCCCTAGCCCCACGCCCCGCCCGTGCGAGGGAGATGGACGGGGCGCTGCCGTTGACCCCGGCGGCATCACTGGCCTCCCCCTCGGCTTCGTTGGTGGCCTCTCCATTGGCACACAGGGCCATCCATCGGTGCAGGGGCAGCGTGAGTGCCGGGGCCATGCGTCCTTGCGGGTCGCGGGCAAAGCCCAGTGCCGCGAGTCCGTCGGTGACGAAGGTGGCTACGCTGCGGCAGTAGCGGGCTGCACGCATTCCTGTCTCAGGGGACGCCTCGTCGGGCGGGGGCATGAAGACGATACCCGTCCGTTGCACGGGGCGCAGCAACGCCTCTTCGCGGGCCGCCGGCCCGAAGGTCATGAAGGCGTAAGGCACGGGGGGCGGCCCCAGCGTCTCTTCCGCCATGTGGATGAGGCGTAGTGCAAGGCGGTCGTGCAGACGGGCGGTCACCGTGTGCAGTGCTTCGGGCCCGGCCCCTTCGCAAAGCAGGTCGAAGGCCAGTGCATCGACGCGGGTGGCGACCCCCACGAGGTCGGAAAGCCCCTTGGCCTCGCGCAGGGCTGCGAAGAGGGCCGCAGGGGATGTCCCGCGCAATGACAGGAGGTCGTCGGAGGACAGCAGACAGGGTGGCGTGTCGTCTGCACGGCTGTCGTGGGGCGACTCCCGGTGGTGTGTGCTGTCCCTGCCCTGCCCGTCAAACCTGTCGACCCCGGTGTGCCCGTCCCCCCCGCCACGTTCCCTGTCTCCGTCGTCCCCTTCTTGTGCTGCGCATCTCGCATCGGGGTGAAGCATGGCGTGAGGGGCTTCGCCATGCGCGAGAGTCTCGGGTACGACGGCCACATGGTGGATGCCACGTGCCGTCATGGCAAGCAGCGCGTCGAGGGCGGGTGTCTCGGGGGGCAAGGTGAAGACCGGCGATGACATGATGCCGCCTACGGGCTGCGCGCTGTCCCCACCCCGCGCCAGCACACGGGCTGTGAGGTCACGCACGGTGACGATGCCGCAGGGACAGCCGCCTTCGACCACCAGCACGGCACTGCCGCCGCTGTCGACCATGGCGCGTGCCGCTTCGCCGATGGCGTCGCCGGGGGCGACACACGGGGCGGGGCGGGTGGTGAGCGTTGCCAGCGTGGTATGGTGCCATGTGTCCGCCTCGTGCCGCGCCAGCAGGGTCGTCCGTCGCATCTCCGCCGCCGCCCTGTCACGAAGGGCCGCGCTGCAACGGGGGGCGAGCAGCGCAACAAGCCCCGGTGTGGTTGCAAGGGCGTCTGCCACGGCATTCCGTTCCAGAAGGATGCAGAGTACGTCGGTGAGGGCCGTGCAGGGTGCGGTGCCGGTCGTGTCGGTCGCGCCAGTCGCGTCGTCGAGCCATGCCCCCGGCGCGAGCACCGTTCCGGGCCAGCCGGGGCGAGTGGGGCCTTGCACCATCCCCTTGCGGATGAGGTGCAGGTGCGTGCCGATGTCATCAGGGGCTGCGGGAAGCCGCCCGCCCCTGGGGACGAAGAGTACCTCCGCCGTCGCGGCGACTCGCCGCAACGCACCCGAAGGGCAGTCCGAGAAGGGGGCGATGCCGCGCAGGAAGCCGATGATGTCTTCGGGGATCACGTGTCACCTCACCCGATGAGATGCAGCCCGAAGCGGTGTTCGAGCCATGACGCGAAGGTATCCACGACGATGAGGCAGCGCCGCAGCCCTTCGCGTTCCAGCGGGGCGAGGGCTCCCACGTCCAGCAGGGCGCTGCCGCCTCCCTTCGTGGCCTTCGCGGGGGAGGTTCCCCCGGAGGATGGTGCGGCTGCCATGACCAGCGATGTCGTGCCGGTTGCGTCGTGCAGGGCCTTTTCATCTGTCATCATGGCTTCCGTTGCCCACGACGGACCTTTCTGCTGCCGGTCTACGGGCTGGGCGTGGGCCTCGTGCGCGACCTGTCCCCGCAGGCGAAGCCCGAGCAGGACGTCCCACGCATGGGCGATGTCGTCGCCGAGTTCCCCGCCGGGAATGCCGCATTGCCTGAGGGCGGCAAGGCGCGACGCGGTATCGGAGGGTGACGTTATACCCCGGCCGGCAGCGTCGTTGTGCGATGCGTTGCCCGAGACGGATGCGCCGGCCCGTTCAAGGGCGAGCGCTCTCGCCCCCTGCATCAGGGTGAAGAGACCGCACCGTTTGAGGTCGATGTACTCGCCGTCCTTGCCGTCGCGGATGACTGGCAGCCGGTTGAACATGCCGAGCTTCGGAGCATGGCGCACGGCTTCGCGTCCCATGAGTCGCAGGGGCAGCGAGGTTGTGGCAAGGCGGTGGCAGAGGTGGTCGGTCAGGCGCGGGCAGAGGTCGAATCCGTCGTTGAGCCCGCGCAGGTCGGCAAGGATGGAGAGTGTGACCACGGCAGGGGCGTCGGGGGTGCGGCAGGCCCCGTCCACGACAGTGCGCCAGCTTCGCATGGTGCGTCGCCACGCGGGGCTGGAGGGCATGATGCCGTGAGGGCAGGGCGGCAGCCCCGCATGGACGAGCATCTGTGCCAGTGCCTCGCCGAACCGGGCGAACCATGCCGCCACTGCGTCAGGGGGGATGTCGCCGCTGGCGTCGGACAGCACGAGGGCCACATCCTGGTCGGTGGCGAAGAACTGTTCCCGTCGGGCGTGGCTGCCCAGCACCCCCACGGCGAATGGCGATGGAGGCGGGGTGGGCATGGTCTGGAGTGCGAGGTGGGCGGCGCGTGTCACCAGCCTGTCGCGCAGCCCTGCGACGATGCGACCCAGTCGTACTGCAGCGATGCCTTCGGACGTGTATCGGCGGATGAGACGATGCAGGGTCTCGTGCGCCATGCCGAGTGCGGTGGCGTCGGTGGAGGTGTCGATGGCCGAAGCCACGGCAAAGGGGCTTGCCGTATCACCGGACAACAGGTCGCGTTCCTCGAGGATGCCCCGGGGCGTGCCCTCGCCGGATACCACCAGCAGATGGCGTATGCCGTGTTCGGCCATGCGAAGCACGGCCTCGCCCGTGGTCGAGCCTTCACCGATGGTGACGACCCCTCCCCGCATGACCCGCCCGAGTGGGCGCGCGTGGGCCATGCCCCTGTGTTCGGCGACGAGGCGGGTGATGTCGCGTTCGGTGATGATGCCTTCGGGGCGGGTCGCCTCGCCCACCAGCACCGCCGAGACCTGCGCTTCTACCATACGCGCTGCCGCTTCGCCCAGTGACGTCTCACGGTCGAGGGTCAGTGGTGGATGCAATACCAGCGAGGAGAGGGGGGTGAGGCATGAGGGCGGTGAGGTGTCGGCACCCCCGGGGTCTCTCCGTCCGGGTGACGTTGGCGGGGCGGCGGGCCGTGGTTCCTTTGTCATGAGTCCCTGCCCTTTCAGGTTGCATCACTGTTGCCGGGGACATGTGGTGCGCTTTCGCCATCCGGTGGCGTATCCCTCCCGTCGTCGCAGGGAGGGATACGCCGTCTTGCGTTCGTCCTGTCATCCCATCATCGGCATCAGAGGGGAATCACTCCGCGCCTACGCCGAGGTAGTTGCGAATCTTCTGGGCGTCGAAGCGGGCGGACTCCTCACTGTCGGGGCGCAACAGCGACCCGGCGATTCCGGCCATGAACGCGGCGGGCATGGAAAGCAGGGCCGGGTTTTTGAGCGGGAAGGGGGCCGTGCCGAGGTGGAACACATCCGTCCAGACGGTGGGGCTGACGATGATGAGGCCCACGGCGAGAACGCCCCCGGTGACAATGGCCCACACTGCGCCGGTGGTGCTGCAGCCGCGCCACATGATGGACAGGAGGAGTGCGGGCAGGTTGGCACTGGCGGCGATGGCGAAGGCCAGTCCGACCATGAAGGCCACGTTCTGTCCCTTGAAGGCGATGCCCAGCAGCATGGCGATGACGCCGAGGGCGATGGTGGCGCGTTTGGCCACGCGGACCTCATCCGCCTCGTTCGACTGTCCGCCCTTGAAGACATTGGCGTAGAGGTCGTGGGAGAAGGTCGTCGCCCCTGCCAGCGTCAGACCCGCGACCACGGCGAGGATGGTGGCGAAGGCGACGGCGGCGATGAAGCCGAGGAACATGGTGCCACCTGTCACTTCCGCCAGCAGCGGGGCCGCCATGTTGCCGCCCTTGTCGAACATGCGGATGGCGTCGGGGCCGACAAGCATCATGGCACCGAAGCCGATGATGAAGGTGAGCACGTAGAAGTACGAGATGAGACCGGTGGCATAGAACACCGATTTACGGGCGGCGCGGGCGTCGGGCACCGTGTAGAAGCGCATGAGGATGTGCGGAAGCCCTGCCGTGCCGAACATGAGTGCCATGCCCAGCGAGATGGCGTCCCACGGGTTGGACACGAGGCCGCCGGGGGCCAGCATCGCCTCGCCGTGCTTCGCGGCTGCGGTCACGAAGAGACGGGTGGGGCTGTAGTCGAACTGCGCGAGAACCATCACCACCATGGCCGTGGCACCGCCAAGGAGCAGCACCGCCTTGGTTATCTGCACCCATGTCGTGGCCAGCATGCCGCCGAAGAGCACATAGGCCATCATGATGAAGCCCACGGCCACCACGGCGTATTCGTAGCGGATGCCGAACATGAGCTGCACCAGTGCTCCCGACCCCACCATCTGGGCGATGAGGTAGAAGCACACCGTCATCAGCGACCCGCACGCGGCAGCGATGCGTATGGGCTTCTGCCGCAGCCTGTAGGCCACGACATCCGCGAAGGTGTACCGGCCGAGATTGCGCAGGGGTTCGGCGATGAGGAACATCATGAGCGGCCAGCCCACGAGAAAGCCGATGGAGTAGATGAGGCCGTCGTACCCCTTCAGCGACACCAGTCCGGCGATGCCGAGAAACGAGGCCGCACTCATGTAGTCGCCCGCGAGGGCGAGGCCGTTCTGCAGTCCGGTGACGCTACGCCCCGCCGCATAGAATTCCGAGGCCGAACGGCTGCGGCGTGCCGCGAACCACGTGATGGCCAACGTGAAGGCGACGAAGGCGAAGAAGAAGAGGATGGAGACGGCGTTGGGCTGTCCGAGAGTGCTGGTGAACTCAGGCATGGTCGTCCCCCTTCATGCTTTCGACGATGGTTCGAACGTCGCTGTCGTATTTCGTGTTGGCCCACCATACGTAGATGCCCGTGAGAAGCGACGCGGAGATGATGATGCCGATGCCGAGTGGAATGCCCACGGTGAGACCGCTTTCGAGACGGGCGGTGAGCAGGTCGCGTCCGAAGGCCAGCAGCATGATGAACCCGAAGTAGATGACCAGCATGAGCGCGGTCATGGACATCGAGACGGTGCGGCTGCGGCGGACGAACAGGTCGAAGTGACGTTCGTCGGGGGCCTTGTGCGTTGTCGGGCCTGACATGGGATGCCTCCTTTCCTGTGTGTTCCGATAGGAAAGGAGCATATGTGTATTTTTGTATGGTTTCACTCCCATATCGGCAAGCGGCGCCCTGACATGGGACGAGTGCCGTTAACGGGCGCCAGGGCAGGGTGAATGCCCATGGGCGGCGCTGCCCGCGCTGGGCGTTGGGCGTCTGGGGCAGGTGTGAACGGTCATCCGCACGTGGTGGGCGGTGACCCGCCGTCGGGTGGCAAGACCAGACGGTGAACGGCATCAAGGCGGGCCGATGCGTCGCCAGTGGCGGGAAATGGCATGACGACGCCGAGAAGCATGGCGTGGGGCGGCACGCGGTTGCCACTGCGCCACGGTTGTCCTATAAGGGGCCGATAGTCTGACCTCTTTACGGAGAATTTCATGAAGCGCGCGCTCATCACCGGCATCACCGGGCAGGACGGGGCCTACCTCGCCGAATTCCTGCTTGCCAAAGGCTATGAGGTGCACGGCATCAAGCGCCGGGCCTCGCTTTTCAATACCGACCGCATCGACCACCTCTATCAGGACCCGCACGAGAAGCGCAGACGGTTCATCCTGCATTACGGCGACATGACCGATGCCAGCAATCTCATCCGCATCGTGCAGGAGGTGCAGCCCGACGAGGTCTACAACCTCGCGGCGCAGAGTCATGTGAAGGTGTCGTTCGAACTGCCTGAATATACGGCCAATGTCGACGCACTGGGGCCGTTGCGGCTGCTTGAGGCCATTCGCATCCTCGGCCTGGAGAAGAGCACGCGCTTCTATCAGGCCTCCACATCGGAGCTTTTCGGGCTGGTGCAGGAAGTGCCGCAGACGGAACGCACCCCCTTCTATCCCCGTTCCCCCTACGCCTGCGCCAAACTCTATGCCTACTGGATTGCGGTCAACTACCGCGAGGCCTACGGCATGTACGCCTGCAACGGCATCCTCTTCAATCACGAGTCGCCTGTGCGCGGCGAGACCTTCGTCACGCGCAAGATTACCCGTGCGCTGGCGCGGACGGTGCTTGGGCTGACCAACGGTCTGCATCTCGGCAATCTCAACGCCCTGCGCGACTGGGGGCACGCCCGTGACTACGTGGAGATGCAGTGGCTCATGTTGCAACAGGACAAGCCCGAAGATTTCGTCATCGCCACCGGACATCAGTATTCGGTGCGCGACTTCGTGGCCACGGCTGCAGGTGAACTCGGTCTTGCACTGGAGTGGCACGGCGAGGGCGTGGACGAGAAGGGTGTTGTCACGTCGGTGGATGCGAAGGCGCTGGAACGGTTGACCGGTGCCGCCGGGGCTTCGTGCCCCGTGAAGCCGGGCGACGTTCTGGTGCAGGTCGACCCGCGCTACTTCCGTCCCACCGAGGTCGAGACGCTGCTGGGCGACCCGACGCGGGCCCATGAACGCCTCGGATGGAAACCGCGGACGACCTTCGCCGACATGGTGGCGGAGATGGTCCGCGAGGACGTGAACCTCGCCCGCCGCGACGCCGTATGCAAGGTGGCCGGTTTCAGGGCCTTCAGTTACAACGAATAGTCTTCACGGGTGCGGCCTTCGGGCCGCACCCGCCGCCCCAGGGTCGCAAGGGCCTTCTCCAGTGCTGTGAAGTCGTAGGGCTTCTGCACATAGGCGTCGGCCCCTTTCGCCATGAACCGTTCTCGGTCGCCCTGCATGGCGTGTGCGGTCACGGCCACGACCGGAATGGTGGGGGGCAGTCCCGCGACCTGTCCCGTACGGATGGCCTGCAAGGTTGCCATGCCATCGAGGACGGGCATCTGGATGTCGAGGAACACGGCATCGAAGTGCTGTTCCGCGAGTGCCTGCAACGCCTGACTGCCGTCTTCCACGGCATGGGCGCGGTGACCCAGCTGTTCCAGCATCCGTGTCAGGGTGAGGCGATTGATGGCATCGTCTTCCGCCACGAGCAGGTACAGGGCATGCCTGTCGCCTTCATCCTCCGTCTCCTTGACCTTCCTGCCCTGCGGGCGCCGGGTCTTTCCGACCGGGATGGCGAAATGCATGGCCGTACCCATGTCCGGCGCGCTCTCCACTTCGATGCTGCCCCCGAAGAGTTCCATGAGTCTGCATACGATGCCAAGGCCGAGTCCCAGTCCGCTGTGACGGCGTGTGTAAGAGCCGTCCAGTTGGGTGAAGGGCTGGAAGATGCTCTCGATTCTGTCTTCGGGGATGCCGGGACCGGTGTCGCGTACGGTACAGAACAGGACGATGGCGTCGCCGCGCATGGAGGCTGTGGAAAACTCCACACGTACGCCACCCTTCTCCGTGAACTTGACCGCGTTGCCGACAAGGTTGAACAGCGTCTGCCGCAAGCGCAGAGGGTCTGTCCGAACGTAGGTGGGGGTACCGGGGGCAATGGTCGTCTCCAGCGTGATGCCCTTGCCTGTGGCGTCGAGGCTGAAGGTGGAGAACACCTCGTCCACCAGTTCCCTTATGTCGCAGGGGATGGCTTCGATGACAAGCTTGCCCGCCTCGATGCGGGAAAGGTCGAGGATGTCGCTGAGCAGTCGCACGAGGTTCTGCCCGGAACGGATGGCGGTGGTCACATACTGCCTCTGTTCGGGAGAGAGGGACGACAGTTCGAGCAGTTGTAACATGCCCAGCGCTCCGTTGAGCGGAGTGCGCAATTCGTGGCTGACGTTGGCAAGGAACTCGCTTTTGGTACGATTTGCCTCTTCGGCGCGTTTGCTCGCCTCGCACATGGATTCCAGCGCGTTGACCGCATCGGTGATGTCATAGCAGTAGCCGATGAAACCGGAGAAGGTGCCGTCGAGGTCGGGAAGGGGCTTGCCGCAGTCGACGAGCCAGCGGAATTGACCGTCGTGCCGCTTCAGGCGGTAGTTCATCTCGAATGCCTGCTGGAGTGCGAAGGCTTTCTGATAGATGCTGACGCAACGGTCGTAATCGTCGGGGTGCACTCCCCCGGCCCAGCCGTAGCCATACTCCTGTTCCATGGTCCGGCCCGTGAAGTCGAGCCATGTGGTGTTGAACCAGTCGCATGCACCAGTGGTGTCGCTACGCCAGATGAGCATGGGGGCGTGGTCGAGGATGCGCAGATACCTGTCGGCGGCATTATGCATGCGCGTCGCGTCGTATCGTCGTTCCGTGGCGTCCACGGCAACGCCGTACCATTCCGTGCCGCCCCCCCGTGCCGGAGTGGAGGTGGCCTGTACATGAACCCATTTTGTACCGCCTGTGCAATGCAGGGGGATTTCGACATCCACAGGCGTCCCTTCCCCGTCTGTCGCAGAGATGCCCGCAAGGATATGTGGCACGACATCCGGGCCGAACAAGGCGACCAGCGCGTGCGGGTCGGCTTTGATCTCTTCCTGCGACAGCCCGCACAACTCGACCGTTCCGCCGCCGACGTACTCGACCCTGATGTTACCATCATGCGGGGCGCACAACTTGAACACCACGCCGGGAACGTTACGCGAGACCTCGTCAAGAGAACGTGCCTCCTGCCGCATGGCTTCGGCATGTTTGACGTGGGTGATGTCCATGAAGGTGAGCAGCATATGCTCTGTCGCCCCTGTCTCATCACGGACGGCATGGATGCGTTGCTGGCACCACCTGCCATCCGTGAGGCGTGCCTCGCTGTCGTGTGTTCCCCCTTCACTGAGGCCAAGAGCCAGCGATTTGAAGAGATTGTCAGGTTCCGCAAGGCACGAGGCGATCTGTTGCAGCGGCCTTCCCACATCGTGGGGTTGCAGGTGGAAGATTGCAGACATGCCCGCATTGAAACGCCGCACCCGTAGCGATTCGTCCAGCGAGGCGATGGCGATGGGAATCGTGTCGAAGAGTTGAGCGTAGTCTTCTCCAAGAATGCGTAGCTGGTCGTTCTTGCGCTCGAATTCGGCGTTGACGGTGTAGAGTTCCTCATTGATGGAATGAAGCTCTTCGTTCGTCGCCTGCAGTTCTTCATTGGCCGAGAGCAGTTCCTCGTTGGTGGCCTGCAATTCCTCGTTGGTGACGTGCACCTGTTCGATACTGTCACGCAGGCTCGAACGTGTCTCGGCAAGTTCCGCTTCGAGTTCGGCGACCCGTGACGCCAGCAGTCCTGTGCCGTGCCCCGTCGCTGCGGGTTCGACAAGAGGCCGGATGAGCACAGGGTGCGATGACTGGAGCGCCACGTGGTAGTGCTTCCCGTCGGATGGCTTGTTACCGATGGGCATGACCTCGACATCCACGAGGCGGTCCCCGCCATTGCCCGGTACGCGGATGCTCTTGAAGCGGGCGGTCTCCCCGGTCGTAGAAGCCCGTTGCAGCGCGGAGGAGAGGGCAAGGCGCAAGTCGCCCTCGACCATGTCGGTGATGGGGCGGTCGGTGCGCCCGGTATGCTGCGTGAGATATGAGGCCCCGTTGCCGAAGAAATGCAGCACGGCGAAACGGTCGTCCACAAGCATGCCGTCCGGGGCGAAACGTTGCAGAAGCGCGTCGTAGTCGCGCAGCAGTTGTCGTTCAGAGGGTTGTGGCGAGGATGTGGCCAGACGGTGCGCGTCGATGACAGCCGGGTGCACCAGATGGGTTGCCGTCATGCCGAGGGTGTCGGGACGTTTCGTGAAGATGCGTAACCGCGGGTCGAGAGGTTCGAAGATGGGATGCAAGCGTCCTGTGGTCTCGCTCGCTCCCATGAACAGGACACCGCCGGGGCGCAGGGCCATATGCAACCGGGCGATGGCCCTCTCCTGTGCATCCACCCCGAAATAGATGAGGAGGTTTCTGCAACTGACGAGGTCGACACGGGTGAAGGGCGGGTCGGCGAGGATGTTGTGCTGCGTGAACAGCACCAGAGACCGCAACTCCGGGGCGACCCTGTAGGTCTCATCACCTTCGGGAATGAAGAATCGTTGCAGCCGTCGGGGTGAGAGGGCCTGCAGGCTGTCTTTCGTGTAGACCCCTGCCGAGGCGCGGTCGAGGGAGTGCCTGTGGACGTCGGTCGCGAAGATGGAGATGCGCCCCGTGAAATCGAACTGCGGGGCGGCTTCCAGCAACAGCATCCCGAGGGAATAGGCCTCTTCGCCGCTGGCGCATCCGGCGACCCACAGCCGGATTTCACCCCGGTCGCCCTGTTTCCTGAAAAGTTCCGGTATGACTGTGGCGGCGAGTGTGTCGAAGGCGGTTTCATCCCGGAAGAAGGTCGTCACCCCGATGAGCAGGTCGCGGAACAGGGTCTGCACCGCTTGCGGGTCGTCACGAAGGTGCCGGGCATAACCTTCGATGTCGGCATGTTGTTCAAGCCGGATGCGGCGCATGATGCGCCGTGCGATGGTGGCCGGTTTGTAGTCGCGAAAGTCGAGCCCGCCATGGCGTTGCAGCAGCGTGAAGATGGTCTGCAGCGCGTCGGGGGCAGGGCCTCCGGAGGCGGGGTCGGCAGGCAGGCCGGGATGTTCGAACGGAAGTGGCGAGCCCGATATGAAGGCGGCGAGTATGTCCGGCATTTCGTCTGGAGTGGCAAGCACGGCAGCCCGGCAGGCCGCGGCTGCTGCTTTGGGCATGCCATCGAAAGCCGCGCTTTCGGGGAGTTGGACGAGAACCAGACCTCCGGCGGCGGAGATGGCCTCCAGCCCCGACGCCCCGTCGGTGCCGGTGCCGGAAAGGACGACCCCTGCGGCGTTCTCTCCATACCATGCGGCGAGGGAGGCGAAGAAGGTGTTGATGGGCATGGAGGGGCGGTTGTCATATGAAGACTTGTCGCG
This window encodes:
- a CDS encoding DUF485 domain-containing protein: MSGPTTHKAPDERHFDLFVRRSRTVSMSMTALMLVIYFGFIMLLAFGRDLLTARLESGLTVGIPLGIGIIISASLLTGIYVWWANTKYDSDVRTIVESMKGDDHA
- the gmd gene encoding GDP-mannose 4,6-dehydratase → MKRALITGITGQDGAYLAEFLLAKGYEVHGIKRRASLFNTDRIDHLYQDPHEKRRRFILHYGDMTDASNLIRIVQEVQPDEVYNLAAQSHVKVSFELPEYTANVDALGPLRLLEAIRILGLEKSTRFYQASTSELFGLVQEVPQTERTPFYPRSPYACAKLYAYWIAVNYREAYGMYACNGILFNHESPVRGETFVTRKITRALARTVLGLTNGLHLGNLNALRDWGHARDYVEMQWLMLQQDKPEDFVIATGHQYSVRDFVATAAGELGLALEWHGEGVDEKGVVTSVDAKALERLTGAAGASCPVKPGDVLVQVDPRYFRPTEVETLLGDPTRAHERLGWKPRTTFADMVAEMVREDVNLARRDAVCKVAGFRAFSYNE
- a CDS encoding chemotaxis protein CheB, which gives rise to MAAPRLDIPPTAPSGTLPEENAVPRQVDSHRAAKGRAGHHPTTHDAVHLPLVVGIGASAGGLEALEGLFRHMPTTTGAAFVVIQHLSPDFPSFMDELLARQTVMTIVVVQDGMCPAPDHIYLLPPGKEMEITLDGFILRDKSSYDNRPSMPINTFFASLAAWYGENAAGVVLSGTGTDGASGLEAISAAGGLVLVQLPESAAFDGMPKAAAAACRAAVLATPDEMPDILAAFISGSPLPFEHPGLPADPASGGPAPDALQTIFTLLQRHGGLDFRDYKPATIARRIMRRIRLEQHADIEGYARHLRDDPQAVQTLFRDLLIGVTTFFRDETAFDTLAATVIPELFRKQGDRGEIRLWVAGCASGEEAYSLGMLLLEAAPQFDFTGRISIFATDVHRHSLDRASAGVYTKDSLQALSPRRLQRFFIPEGDETYRVAPELRSLVLFTQHNILADPPFTRVDLVSCRNLLIYFGVDAQERAIARLHMALRPGGVLFMGASETTGRLHPIFEPLDPRLRIFTKRPDTLGMTATHLVHPAVIDAHRLATSSPQPSERQLLRDYDALLQRFAPDGMLVDDRFAVLHFFGNGASYLTQHTGRTDRPITDMVEGDLRLALSSALQRASTTGETARFKSIRVPGNGGDRLVDVEVMPIGNKPSDGKHYHVALQSSHPVLIRPLVEPAATGHGTGLLASRVAELEAELAETRSSLRDSIEQVHVTNEELQATNEELLSANEELQATNEELHSINEELYTVNAEFERKNDQLRILGEDYAQLFDTIPIAIASLDESLRVRRFNAGMSAIFHLQPHDVGRPLQQIASCLAEPDNLFKSLALGLSEGGTHDSEARLTDGRWCQQRIHAVRDETGATEHMLLTFMDITHVKHAEAMRQEARSLDEVSRNVPGVVFKLCAPHDGNIRVEYVGGGTVELCGLSQEEIKADPHALVALFGPDVVPHILAGISATDGEGTPVDVEIPLHCTGGTKWVHVQATSTPARGGGTEWYGVAVDATERRYDATRMHNAADRYLRILDHAPMLIWRSDTTGACDWFNTTWLDFTGRTMEQEYGYGWAGGVHPDDYDRCVSIYQKAFALQQAFEMNYRLKRHDGQFRWLVDCGKPLPDLDGTFSGFIGYCYDITDAVNALESMCEASKRAEEANRTKSEFLANVSHELRTPLNGALGMLQLLELSSLSPEQRQYVTTAIRSGQNLVRLLSDILDLSRIEAGKLVIEAIPCDIRELVDEVFSTFSLDATGKGITLETTIAPGTPTYVRTDPLRLRQTLFNLVGNAVKFTEKGGVRVEFSTASMRGDAIVLFCTVRDTGPGIPEDRIESIFQPFTQLDGSYTRRHSGLGLGLGIVCRLMELFGGSIEVESAPDMGTAMHFAIPVGKTRRPQGRKVKETEDEGDRHALYLLVAEDDAINRLTLTRMLEQLGHRAHAVEDGSQALQALAEQHFDAVFLDIQMPVLDGMATLQAIRTGQVAGLPPTIPVVAVTAHAMQGDRERFMAKGADAYVQKPYDFTALEKALATLGRRVRPEGRTREDYSL